GCTCCCACCTCTCGGCTGGCAGAGAATCGGCTGGGATCCTCGATCAACAAGACAAAGGCGAGCGCGGTCACCGGACCGACTCCTTTGATCTGTTGGAGTCGCCGCGCCTCCGGGTAGTGTGCTGCGATCGTCTCCTCGATCGGCGGTCGAAGGCTCGGATTCGCTCGTTCAGCTCCTGGATCACCTCCAGCAGCGGCCGCATCACCTCTCGCAGGTCTGCGGGGATCTGCACCGATGCCGTGCGAGCGAACGACTCCGTGGAGCATTTCTGGATCCGACCACCCACGGACTTGACCGTGCCACGCACGTGATTGGTGAGCTTGGTTCGCGTGCGCACCAACACGTCCCGAGCTCGGAGGATCGCCAGGTGCTTCTGCACCTCTGGGCCACGATGCCGGATCGGGTGGACCAACGCTCCCTGCCTCCCCTACCACCCCCGCACCCGCATCCTCCGCAGGATCTCCGCCCGGTACCTGCCGGTGTTCTCCGGTGTGCGGCGGCGGGGATTGGGAAGCAGGGCGGCCAGGCCTGCGGCCTGGGTGCGGGTGAGCTCTGAGGCGCTCACGCCGTAGTGATGCCGCGCGGCGGCGTCGATGCCCCAGATTCCCTCGGCCCATTCTACCTCGTTCAGGTACAGCTCCAGAATCCGCTCTTTGCCGAGAACCACCTGCGCCACCGGGGTCAGACCCCAATCGTAGAGCTTGCGCACCGGGTTCCGGTGCGTGGTCCCGAACAGGTTCTTCATCAGCTGCTGGGTGATGGTCGAGGCGCCACGGATCCGGATGCCGCCCGCGGCCTCGCTCCCCGCACTGATCATCTCCGCCCAGTCGAAGCCGAAATGCTCCCAGAACCCTCCGTCTTCCGCGGCCACCACGGCGCGGGGGACATGCCGGGGTAGAGACTCCAGCGACACCCGGTTCTGCACCTTGCGATACTCCTCACCAGCCAGGAGCGACTCGATCCCCCGCTGGAGCTGCACACCGGTGATCGGCGGCGACAGGAAGCGGTACGCCACCAGCAACAGCACGCACAGCAGGTAATAGCCGACGAGTACCAGGAGCACCGCCCTCGCCATCCGGCGGAGCAGAGCCCGCACACCGAGCCTCTGCCCCTCCCCGGAGACGGGCACGGGCA
This sequence is a window from Longimicrobiaceae bacterium. Protein-coding genes within it:
- a CDS encoding biosynthetic peptidoglycan transglycosylase, which codes for MRWRNREHNEPGDEQTLPLGVPVPVSGEGQRLGVRALLRRMARAVLLVLVGYYLLCVLLLVAYRFLSPPITGVQLQRGIESLLAGEEYRKVQNRVSLESLPRHVPRAVVAAEDGGFWEHFGFDWAEMISAGSEAAGGIRIRGASTITQQLMKNLFGTTHRNPVRKLYDWGLTPVAQVVLGKERILELYLNEVEWAEGIWGIDAAARHHYGVSASELTRTQAAGLAALLPNPRRRTPENTGRYRAEILRRMRVRGW